The following coding sequences lie in one Pontibacter sp. G13 genomic window:
- a CDS encoding ligase-associated DNA damage response exonuclease encodes MSQISPPHLAPDSLLVQTRIGWYCPKADVYIDPSAKVQRAVITHAHMDHATPGVGGYFAHHDTIPILRHRLGHNIQTQGAAYGESVNIRGVTFSFHPAGHVAGSAQVRVECDGDVWVVSGDYKVQDDGLIPAFEPVKCRVFITETTFGLPMFQWRDPQLLTNELNDWWRENAENGITSILLGYSLGKSQRLLHMADASIGPLYCGEEVESTNQVIREMGYPLKSAKLLDSSVKQSDLRSALVIAPPQVLKGPLMQILRPCQVGMASGWMAHGRRKSRFGADRGFVISDHADWPGLNWAVQESGAEVVYTEHGYAPDFTRWLRSKGIASFSTEY; translated from the coding sequence TTGTCCCAGATTTCTCCCCCTCACCTAGCCCCAGATTCGCTACTGGTCCAAACCCGGATTGGTTGGTACTGTCCCAAGGCCGATGTCTACATCGATCCTTCGGCCAAAGTCCAGCGAGCGGTCATCACCCATGCCCACATGGACCATGCGACGCCGGGTGTTGGCGGCTACTTTGCCCATCACGATACCATTCCGATTCTCCGGCATCGGCTCGGCCACAACATCCAGACCCAAGGCGCGGCCTATGGCGAATCCGTCAATATCCGTGGCGTGACATTCAGTTTTCATCCGGCAGGTCATGTGGCGGGGAGTGCGCAGGTTCGCGTCGAATGCGATGGCGATGTCTGGGTGGTTTCCGGAGATTACAAGGTGCAGGATGACGGGCTCATTCCAGCGTTCGAGCCGGTGAAATGCCGGGTGTTTATCACGGAGACTACCTTTGGATTGCCCATGTTCCAATGGCGCGATCCTCAATTGCTGACGAATGAACTCAACGACTGGTGGCGGGAAAATGCCGAGAATGGCATCACCTCGATTCTGTTGGGATATTCCCTCGGCAAATCCCAACGCCTCCTTCACATGGCTGATGCTTCCATTGGCCCGCTTTACTGCGGGGAGGAAGTGGAATCCACCAATCAAGTCATCCGCGAGATGGGCTATCCGCTCAAATCCGCCAAGCTTCTCGATTCTTCAGTCAAGCAATCGGATCTGCGTAGCGCCCTCGTCATCGCCCCGCCTCAAGTACTGAAAGGCCCGTTGATGCAGATCCTTCGCCCGTGTCAAGTGGGAATGGCTTCTGGCTGGATGGCGCATGGTCGCCGGAAAAGCAGATTTGGCGCGGATCGGGGATTTGTGATCTCGGATCATGCGGACTGGCCGGGCCTCAATTGGGCGGTGCAGGAATCTGGCGCCGAGGTCGTCTACACCGAACACGGCTATGCGCCAGACTTCACCCGATGGTTGCGGTCGAAGGGTATCGCCTCCTTTTCCACCGAATATTGA
- a CDS encoding AAA family ATPase: protein MTEATDIKALNEQIQEKSAFVDLLTREVRKAIVGQQYMVERLLLGLLSGGHILLEGVPGLAKTLAIKTLSKALDGHFSRIQFTPDLLPADVVGTMIYNPKTMEFSVKKGPVFANFVLADEINRSPAKVQSALLEAMQEKQVTIGENTFHIERPFLVLATQNPLEQEGTYPLPEAQVDRFMLKCVISYPTLEDERLIIRQNVNPQPTTINPVVGLDTIMDARKAVQSVYMDEKIEQYILDIVFATRNPENYKLAKLKPLISYGGSPRASIALALASKAYAFLKRRGYVIPEDVRAICEDVMRHRVGITYEAEAENITSEMIIADILDHVEVP, encoded by the coding sequence ATGACCGAAGCAACAGATATCAAGGCGCTGAACGAACAAATTCAGGAAAAGAGCGCGTTCGTCGACCTGCTCACACGGGAAGTCAGAAAGGCCATCGTCGGCCAGCAATACATGGTGGAACGGCTGTTGCTCGGCTTGCTTTCCGGCGGCCATATCCTCCTTGAAGGGGTGCCCGGCCTCGCCAAGACCTTGGCCATCAAGACGCTGTCCAAGGCCCTGGACGGCCACTTCAGCCGGATTCAGTTTACGCCGGACTTGCTCCCCGCCGATGTAGTGGGTACCATGATCTACAACCCCAAGACCATGGAGTTTTCCGTGAAAAAGGGGCCGGTATTCGCCAACTTTGTCCTCGCGGATGAGATCAACCGTTCTCCCGCCAAGGTACAATCCGCCCTCTTGGAGGCGATGCAGGAGAAGCAGGTGACCATCGGGGAAAACACCTTCCATATCGAGCGTCCATTCCTCGTGCTTGCCACGCAAAACCCGCTGGAACAGGAAGGAACCTACCCGCTGCCGGAAGCCCAGGTGGACCGTTTCATGCTGAAATGCGTGATCTCCTACCCGACGCTGGAAGACGAGCGACTGATCATTCGCCAGAATGTCAATCCGCAGCCGACCACCATCAACCCGGTAGTGGGACTCGACACCATCATGGATGCCCGCAAGGCCGTGCAATCCGTCTACATGGATGAAAAGATCGAGCAGTACATCCTCGACATCGTGTTCGCCACACGGAATCCCGAGAACTACAAACTCGCCAAGCTCAAGCCATTGATCAGCTATGGAGGGTCTCCCCGTGCGTCCATCGCATTGGCACTGGCATCCAAAGCCTACGCCTTCCTGAAGCGTCGCGGCTACGTGATCCCCGAGGATGTGCGCGCCATCTGCGAAGATGTGATGCGCCACCGCGTCGGCATCACCTACGAAGCCGAAGCCGAAAACATCACCTCCGAAATGATCATCGCCGATATCCTCGACCATGTCGAGGTACCCTAG
- a CDS encoding leucine-rich repeat domain-containing protein produces the protein MPTLLTLARLSMLILAWIMPLRILAQPCPDYDQYLQQADAFFQAKNYDQALIKYQAAQVAADICQSDQSAADAGVQQSIEGIQEERRQAQATTRELKATLQALETQQTLTQQALTDLQLEQQKSDSTLAELLAAQRISDSTISQNQKLIDAFYFYEGELALALKQVWGRKKYGFINQLGDQVIAYQYDRAEQFEDGFAKVERNQIKYLIDTEGVEYRVAYEVADLGPDITALDLRNRGLTELPDTIFTQNQLKVLLLNRNQLANFSICKGCLTSLLTLNLSGNGLGTLPPEIGNLQNLSELDLRNNGLGTLPPEIGNLQNLTVLGLRNNGLGTLPPEIGNLQNLTVLDLEGNGLGTLPPEIGNLTKLTALYLSGNGLGTLPPEIGNLTKLTGLGLRNNGLGTLPPEIGNLTKLTALYLSGNGLGTLPPEIGNLQNLSELDLEGNGLGTLPPEIGNLQNLTVLDLEGNGLGTLPPEIGNLTKLTGLGLRNNGLGTLPPEIGNLTNLTGLGLEGNGLGTLPPEIGNLQNLTTLFLGNNGIGTLPPEIWKLQNLSELDLRNNGLGTLPPEIGNLQNLTTLFLGNNGIGTLPPEIWKLQNLSELDLRNNGLGTLPPEIWKLQNLSELDLRNNGLGTLPPEIGNLTNLTVLDLSRNGLGTLPPEIGNLTKLTVLDLEENGLGTLPPEIGNLTKLTGLYLSDNGLGTLPNEIGNLQNLTTLFLGNNGIGTLPNEIGNLQNLTTLFLGNNGIGTLPPEIWKLQNLSELDLRNNGLGTLPNEIGNLQNLTTLFLGNNGIGTLPPEIWKLQNLSELDLRNNGLGTLPNEIGNLQNLTVLDLEGNGLGTLPPEIGNLTNLTGLYLGGNHLIQLPPSTGNLQNLRILYVQGNNLSELPSSIWDLQKVEMFSVGGNRFQTISPQIGDLKELKALYLWGNLLDSIPFEIGNLHKLEELYLSGNRLQFLPSEVGSLQRLGKLELGGNRLTTLPKEIGNLQNLTKLVLARNNIRSQLDEIGRLTNLSKLDLSGNQLTSLSESIWNLPQLSSLDLSMNKLPTIPKELNNLGHLSNLFLWGNPIKDFSSILENFSKIDTLYISGNLYADNSHFDAVKLNSIYLTKGPFYSMFSNTESLLASIDSMEKLLINTSNKDSLQKFAAIMSNHYLDEALQLIDSVEKSNYLIMAGYQSLLSGKIEVADSIISYLEPNSVLSPLTYWLKAPVFLIQGNYHGAWQEYRKSKKAGTRKESLMDFLIFERFGIIPDEHRPEMERIIAYLRGEGPYLGPEVEGAER, from the coding sequence ATGCCCACCCTTCTGACACTTGCCCGTTTGAGTATGCTGATCCTTGCCTGGATCATGCCACTGAGGATCTTGGCACAGCCCTGTCCTGACTATGATCAGTACCTCCAGCAAGCCGATGCCTTTTTTCAGGCGAAAAACTACGACCAAGCCCTCATCAAATACCAAGCAGCCCAAGTAGCGGCAGATATCTGCCAAAGCGACCAATCAGCGGCTGATGCAGGGGTCCAACAGAGTATCGAAGGCATCCAAGAGGAGCGCAGGCAGGCCCAAGCTACGACTCGCGAGCTAAAGGCCACCCTTCAAGCACTGGAGACCCAGCAGACACTCACGCAGCAAGCCTTGACAGATCTACAGCTAGAGCAGCAAAAGTCAGATAGTACCCTCGCTGAACTCCTAGCAGCTCAGCGCATAAGCGACTCCACCATCTCCCAGAATCAGAAGCTGATCGATGCATTTTATTTTTATGAGGGGGAATTGGCGTTGGCATTGAAACAAGTTTGGGGGAGAAAAAAATATGGCTTCATCAACCAACTGGGAGATCAGGTAATTGCCTACCAATATGACCGAGCGGAACAATTTGAAGATGGGTTTGCGAAAGTTGAACGGAATCAGATCAAATATCTGATAGATACCGAAGGGGTTGAATATCGTGTGGCGTATGAGGTAGCAGATTTGGGGCCGGATATAACAGCCTTGGACTTGCGAAACCGAGGGCTTACCGAGCTTCCAGATACGATTTTCACACAGAATCAATTGAAAGTGTTATTGTTGAATAGGAATCAACTGGCGAACTTCTCTATTTGCAAGGGTTGTCTCACCAGCCTATTGACGCTCAACCTTTCCGGAAACGGCCTCGGGACCCTCCCCCCAGAGATCGGTAACCTCCAAAACCTCTCAGAACTCGACCTTCGCAATAACGGCCTCGGGACCCTCCCCCCAGAGATCGGTAACCTCCAAAACCTCACAGTGCTCGGCCTTCGCAATAACGGCCTAGGGACCCTCCCCCCGGAGATCGGTAACCTCCAAAACCTCACAGTGCTCGACCTTGAAGGAAACGGCCTAGGGACCCTCCCCCCGGAGATCGGAAACCTCACAAAACTCACCGCGCTCTACCTTTCCGGAAACGGCCTCGGGACCCTCCCCCCGGAGATCGGAAACCTCACAAAACTCACCGGGCTCGGCCTTCGCAATAACGGCCTAGGGACCCTCCCCCCGGAGATCGGAAACCTCACAAAACTCACCGCGCTCTACCTTTCCGGAAACGGCCTCGGGACCCTCCCCCCAGAGATCGGAAACCTCCAAAACCTCTCAGAACTCGACCTTGAAGGAAACGGCCTCGGGACCCTCCCCCCGGAGATCGGTAACCTACAGAACCTCACAGTGCTCGACCTTGAAGGAAACGGCCTCGGGACCCTCCCCCCGGAGATCGGAAACCTCACAAAACTCACCGGGCTCGGCCTTCGCAATAACGGCCTAGGGACACTCCCCCCAGAGATCGGAAACCTCACAAACCTCACCGGGCTCGGCCTTGAAGGAAACGGCCTCGGGACCCTCCCCCCGGAGATCGGAAACCTACAAAACCTCACAACGCTTTTCCTTGGGAATAACGGCATAGGGACCCTCCCCCCGGAGATCTGGAAACTCCAAAACCTCTCTGAACTCGACCTTCGCAATAACGGCCTCGGGACACTCCCCCCAGAGATCGGAAACCTACAAAACCTCACAACGCTTTTCCTTGGGAATAACGGCATAGGGACCCTCCCCCCGGAGATCTGGAAACTCCAAAACCTCTCAGAACTCGACCTTCGCAATAACGGCCTAGGGACACTTCCCCCAGAGATCTGGAAACTCCAAAACCTCTCAGAACTCGACCTTCGCAATAACGGCCTCGGGACCCTCCCCCCAGAGATCGGAAACCTCACAAACCTCACAGTGCTCGACCTTTCCAGAAACGGCCTCGGGACCCTCCCCCCGGAGATCGGAAACCTCACAAAACTCACAGTGCTCGACCTTGAAGAAAACGGCCTCGGGACCCTCCCCCCGGAGATCGGAAACCTCACAAAACTCACCGGGCTCTACCTTTCCGATAACGGCCTCGGGACACTTCCCAATGAGATCGGAAACCTACAAAACCTCACAACGCTTTTCCTTGGGAATAACGGCATAGGGACACTTCCCAACGAGATCGGAAACCTACAAAACCTCACAACGCTTTTCCTTGGGAATAACGGCATAGGGACACTCCCCCCGGAGATCTGGAAACTCCAAAACCTCTCTGAACTCGACCTTCGCAATAACGGCCTCGGGACACTTCCCAACGAGATCGGAAACCTACAAAACCTCACAACGCTTTTCCTTGGGAATAACGGCATAGGGACACTCCCCCCGGAGATCTGGAAACTCCAAAACCTCTCTGAACTCGACCTTCGCAATAACGGCCTAGGGACACTTCCCAATGAGATCGGAAACCTACAAAACCTCACAGTGCTCGACCTTGAAGGAAACGGCCTCGGGACCCTCCCCCCGGAGATCGGAAACCTCACAAACCTCACCGGGCTCTACCTTGGGGGAAATCACCTAATTCAACTGCCCCCAAGTACCGGAAATCTCCAGAACCTAAGAATATTATATGTTCAAGGGAATAATTTATCAGAACTACCATCAAGCATTTGGGATTTACAGAAAGTTGAAATGTTTTCCGTGGGAGGAAATAGGTTTCAAACAATTTCCCCTCAAATCGGAGATCTCAAAGAACTTAAAGCACTTTACCTATGGGGAAACCTACTTGATTCGATTCCATTTGAAATAGGAAATCTACACAAACTGGAAGAACTGTACTTATCCGGAAACAGACTTCAATTCCTTCCATCAGAGGTTGGAAGCCTACAGAGGCTTGGTAAGCTAGAACTAGGAGGAAATAGGTTGACCACTTTACCAAAAGAAATCGGGAATCTCCAGAATTTGACTAAACTCGTTCTTGCTCGCAACAATATCCGATCTCAACTTGATGAGATTGGAAGGTTAACAAACTTATCCAAGCTAGACTTGAGTGGTAATCAACTGACCTCACTATCTGAATCAATTTGGAATTTGCCGCAACTCTCTAGCTTGGATCTCAGCATGAATAAATTACCCACGATCCCAAAAGAGCTAAACAACCTAGGTCATTTATCTAATCTTTTTCTATGGGGTAATCCCATAAAGGATTTTTCTAGCATACTCGAAAATTTCAGCAAAATTGATACACTTTACATCTCAGGTAATTTGTATGCTGATAATTCACATTTTGACGCTGTTAAGTTAAACTCAATCTACCTCACAAAAGGCCCATTTTATTCCATGTTTAGCAATACTGAATCCTTATTGGCATCCATTGATTCTATGGAAAAGCTCTTGATAAATACATCAAACAAAGATTCCCTTCAAAAATTCGCAGCGATCATGTCGAACCACTATCTAGATGAGGCATTACAATTGATCGATTCCGTAGAAAAATCAAACTACCTTATAATGGCTGGCTACCAAAGCTTGCTATCTGGAAAAATAGAAGTTGCAGATTCCATCATTTCATATTTGGAACCAAATTCGGTGCTTTCACCCTTGACTTATTGGTTGAAAGCACCCGTATTTCTCATCCAAGGGAACTATCACGGCGCGTGGCAGGAATATCGAAAATCGAAAAAAGCTGGCACAAGAAAAGAGTCCTTGATGGATTTTCTTATTTTCGAGCGCTTCGGCATCATCCCAGACGAGCATCGCCCGGAGATGGAGAGGATCATCGCCTATTTGAGGGGGGAAGGGCCGTACTTGGGGCCAGAGGTAGAGGGGGCAGAGCGATAG
- a CDS encoding alkaline phosphatase D family protein: protein MNIRPMLLALLLVLPMLGQAQSPAGGLLSGPMVGYSNMREVMLWVQTNGPANVQIAYNPVGSEDVFMTAPVRTNAEHAYTAHLLANSVRPGTDYEYRVLINGAEIDRPYATTFSTPPLWQYRTDPPAMKIALGSCTYINDEPYDRPGNPYGGGYEIFEELHKESADMMLWLGDNTYLREADWYSRTGIVHRYTHTRATAEMQALLASTANYAIWDDHDFGPNNSDKSFVNKDLALEAFQDFWANPSYGMREFAGTSSTFEWGDAQFFMLDNRYHRDPNRLTTAPRSILGEAQLEWFKHALVSSNAKFKFVMIGCQVLNSVGKYENYEAIAPQEREEILDFIAKEGIRNVIFLTGDRHHSEMSKITRDGIDIYDFTVSPLTSGSHNAEDEPNANRLEGSQYGERNYGIIELSGERKNRTVIFRLKDVKGKEVYTYKIEGL, encoded by the coding sequence ATGAATATCCGTCCGATGCTTCTGGCACTGCTGCTCGTGCTACCGATGCTGGGTCAAGCGCAATCTCCTGCCGGAGGCCTACTCTCTGGTCCGATGGTGGGATACAGCAATATGCGTGAAGTGATGCTGTGGGTCCAGACCAATGGTCCTGCCAACGTCCAGATCGCCTACAATCCTGTGGGTTCTGAAGATGTATTTATGACCGCTCCGGTTCGTACGAATGCCGAACATGCCTACACAGCGCACCTGTTGGCCAATTCCGTACGCCCCGGCACCGATTACGAATACCGCGTCCTCATCAATGGCGCCGAGATCGATCGCCCGTATGCGACGACCTTCTCCACGCCGCCGCTGTGGCAATACCGCACCGATCCGCCGGCCATGAAGATCGCGCTCGGCAGTTGTACCTACATCAATGACGAGCCTTACGATCGCCCAGGCAACCCATACGGCGGTGGCTACGAAATCTTCGAGGAACTCCACAAGGAATCTGCCGACATGATGCTCTGGCTCGGCGACAATACCTACCTGCGCGAGGCTGACTGGTATAGCCGTACGGGGATTGTGCACCGCTACACCCACACCCGTGCGACCGCGGAAATGCAGGCGTTGCTGGCTTCTACAGCCAACTATGCCATCTGGGATGACCATGATTTTGGGCCCAACAATAGCGACAAATCCTTTGTGAACAAGGATCTCGCACTGGAGGCATTTCAAGATTTCTGGGCGAATCCGAGCTACGGGATGCGTGAGTTTGCGGGTACGAGCTCTACCTTCGAATGGGGCGACGCACAGTTTTTCATGCTGGACAACCGCTATCACCGCGACCCAAACCGCCTGACGACCGCTCCTCGCTCCATCTTGGGGGAAGCGCAATTGGAGTGGTTCAAGCATGCTCTGGTCAGCTCCAACGCGAAATTCAAATTTGTGATGATCGGTTGCCAAGTGCTGAACTCCGTCGGCAAATACGAAAACTACGAAGCCATCGCCCCACAGGAGCGCGAGGAGATTCTGGACTTCATCGCCAAGGAAGGCATCCGCAATGTTATCTTCCTGACTGGAGACCGCCACCACTCCGAGATGTCCAAGATCACCCGCGACGGCATCGATATCTACGACTTTACGGTTTCGCCGCTGACCTCCGGCAGCCACAATGCCGAAGACGAGCCGAACGCCAACCGCCTGGAAGGTTCGCAATACGGCGAGCGCAACTACGGCATCATCGAGCTGAGCGGCGAGCGCAAAAACCGCACGGTGATTTTCCGTCTGAAAGACGTCAAAGGCAAGGAAGTCTACACCTACAAGATCGAGGGCTTGTAG
- a CDS encoding YcxB family protein: MDKINIIQQLDQKNYVWFAVGTFLKRPIFLIFLLAAVYGGKEIFTQIIAGEFPDSPFLGLIIGYFVLLLVYGLAAKSTFEQNPFFHQENQLQISESGIRIETEGAMMEFAWDQVVRVREFRNWISIQVTRANAILIYRPDLEDESNWEILKSIVRGQPGLQQKLRK; encoded by the coding sequence ATGGACAAAATCAACATCATCCAACAGCTCGATCAAAAAAACTATGTCTGGTTTGCGGTGGGAACATTTCTCAAGCGTCCCATCTTCCTGATTTTCCTGCTGGCAGCCGTCTATGGCGGCAAAGAAATATTCACCCAGATCATCGCGGGAGAGTTTCCAGATTCTCCATTTTTGGGCTTGATCATCGGCTATTTTGTCCTGTTGCTGGTGTATGGTTTGGCTGCCAAATCCACCTTCGAGCAGAATCCTTTTTTCCACCAAGAGAACCAACTCCAAATTTCCGAAAGCGGAATCCGCATCGAAACTGAAGGTGCGATGATGGAGTTTGCTTGGGATCAGGTCGTCCGTGTCCGGGAGTTCCGCAACTGGATCTCTATCCAGGTGACCCGTGCCAATGCCATCTTGATCTACCGTCCCGATCTCGAGGACGAGAGCAACTGGGAGATCCTCAAGTCCATCGTCCGAGGACAACCGGGTTTGCAGCAGAAATTGCGGAAGTAA
- the yjjX gene encoding inosine/xanthosine triphosphatase, with protein sequence MKIIAASTNPVKIAATEEAFRLMFPDQPVEVIGMSSPSGVPDQPIGDPETLQGAVNRVAFIREQVPEADFWVGLEGGIGRIEGGYEAFGWMVVSDPSGQLGKSRTSSFALPPAVCHLIDSGKELGHAMDEVFAAHNTKQKGGAIGILTDGVIDRKNLYIPAVVMAIIRFKQPELFPVAPADA encoded by the coding sequence ATGAAGATCATTGCCGCCAGTACCAATCCAGTCAAAATCGCCGCCACAGAGGAAGCTTTTCGACTGATGTTTCCTGATCAACCTGTGGAGGTAATCGGGATGTCCAGTCCATCGGGGGTGCCGGATCAGCCAATCGGTGATCCGGAAACGCTGCAAGGCGCCGTGAATCGCGTGGCATTTATCCGCGAGCAGGTTCCTGAAGCAGATTTCTGGGTGGGGCTAGAAGGAGGGATTGGCCGTATTGAGGGCGGTTATGAGGCGTTTGGCTGGATGGTGGTCTCTGACCCAAGCGGTCAATTGGGCAAATCTAGAACCTCAAGCTTTGCCTTGCCACCTGCTGTCTGCCACCTGATCGATAGCGGGAAAGAGTTGGGGCACGCGATGGATGAGGTATTCGCAGCGCACAATACCAAACAAAAGGGAGGTGCCATCGGAATTTTGACCGATGGAGTCATTGACCGGAAAAACTTGTATATCCCCGCAGTGGTGATGGCGATCATTCGATTCAAACAGCCGGAACTGTTTCCTGTTGCGCCTGCCGACGCTTGA
- a CDS encoding O-antigen ligase family protein codes for MSISRVRFQTAPSFSIVYQGCLMLMAIGIPFSRALMGVSTGALLLLALIHPFLQRETPRPLNSNLMAWLGIWMGVLLLHSFTVGDFAQNWRVFSRIAPLFVVPLSMIFLPQLSKIEWRRVAMTFVASVWWLGIWCLAKALWLNGQAGTLTWKAISYVNLLDHVNSHPTYFSLMMNTAWVLFAWLIWDRNGSWHTKKAAVSLLIGGSLTGGLMILAASRVQILIFLSICMGGGFLYALIHYNLRKGLMAAATVMAIGILAAVSHPNTRDRMADIFEVKQEIPIEKLTYHGIAVREYIWGIASELIAENPMGYGLGQSQRQLEALYAEQGFRGKGMNAHNQYLESALAIGIPGLIIMLIGGGYLLLWAFKTRNFVLFAFLGLMAMSNLTESILQRQVGVMIFGFMAGLLIQTPSLHYRTIREMHLKRRQAQQETVPAV; via the coding sequence ATGAGCATTTCGCGTGTGCGTTTTCAAACAGCACCCTCATTCTCTATTGTATATCAAGGCTGCCTGATGCTCATGGCTATCGGCATCCCTTTTTCCCGTGCCTTGATGGGGGTTTCCACTGGTGCCCTCCTGCTTTTGGCACTGATTCACCCTTTCCTTCAACGCGAAACCCCTCGCCCACTCAATTCCAACCTCATGGCTTGGCTGGGAATCTGGATGGGCGTTTTGTTGCTCCATAGCTTCACCGTCGGAGATTTCGCCCAAAACTGGAGAGTATTCTCGCGGATCGCCCCGTTATTCGTGGTGCCCCTGTCGATGATTTTCCTTCCCCAACTTAGCAAAATCGAATGGCGTAGGGTGGCGATGACCTTCGTGGCCAGCGTGTGGTGGCTCGGGATCTGGTGCCTAGCCAAAGCGCTATGGCTCAATGGTCAGGCCGGCACCCTCACATGGAAAGCCATCAGCTACGTCAATCTTCTGGACCACGTCAATTCTCATCCCACCTATTTCTCCCTGATGATGAATACCGCATGGGTGCTATTTGCCTGGCTAATATGGGATCGAAATGGCTCATGGCACACGAAGAAAGCAGCTGTATCCTTGCTGATCGGGGGAAGCTTGACAGGCGGACTGATGATATTGGCAGCTTCGCGCGTTCAGATCTTGATTTTTCTGTCGATCTGCATGGGAGGAGGCTTTTTGTATGCGCTCATCCACTACAATCTCCGCAAAGGATTGATGGCTGCCGCTACCGTAATGGCGATCGGCATTTTGGCCGCTGTTTCCCACCCCAATACCCGGGATCGAATGGCGGACATATTCGAAGTCAAGCAGGAGATTCCCATCGAAAAACTCACCTATCACGGAATCGCCGTCCGCGAATACATCTGGGGAATCGCTTCTGAATTGATCGCTGAAAATCCCATGGGATATGGTCTCGGCCAATCTCAGCGACAGCTCGAAGCCCTGTATGCAGAGCAAGGGTTTCGGGGAAAAGGCATGAATGCGCACAATCAATATCTGGAGTCCGCCTTGGCGATCGGAATTCCCGGCCTGATCATCATGCTCATAGGCGGAGGGTACTTGCTTTTGTGGGCTTTCAAAACGCGTAATTTCGTGCTGTTTGCCTTTTTGGGGCTGATGGCCATGAGCAATCTCACAGAATCCATTCTCCAGCGTCAGGTAGGCGTGATGATCTTTGGATTCATGGCGGGACTACTCATTCAGACGCCGAGTCTCCACTATCGGACCATCCGAGAAATGCACCTCAAGCGTCGGCAGGCGCAACAGGAAACAGTTCCGGCTGTTTGA
- a CDS encoding glycosyltransferase family 2 protein → MAATSSTLTQTTQLPVTVICINQGTEEYLPDMIDSIRLAPYLPKELIILDNGVTEQSTTILAQYEQLPYLRILSLEHPLPYAEALNKAIHAASGTCIVRIEPTDYIDEQRLWEQYEYLRTHPDVSVVGSNVMYFEHNTGKLIIDSNFPIGTKSIRRRFYHGQTGIQHATVMVRKSVMVQYPYHVSAHPAEEYEVFARMVRDGHVFENLRPPLTFKRLLKGLPREYTFQRIQKNFTIRDQLFGTHSSRWEIMQYFFHLHAYRKYLFERNSLLRYVYLVVAALFQPRKMVRRIVGWGRSPK, encoded by the coding sequence ATGGCAGCCACTTCCTCCACATTGACTCAGACAACGCAATTACCGGTAACCGTGATCTGCATCAATCAGGGCACGGAAGAATATCTGCCGGATATGATCGACAGCATTCGACTGGCGCCCTATCTGCCCAAAGAATTGATCATTTTGGACAATGGCGTGACCGAACAGAGCACCACCATATTGGCCCAGTACGAGCAGCTTCCATACCTCAGAATCCTTTCGCTTGAGCATCCGCTTCCCTATGCAGAAGCTCTCAACAAGGCCATCCATGCTGCTTCAGGAACCTGTATTGTCCGAATTGAGCCCACGGACTATATCGACGAGCAGCGGCTTTGGGAGCAATACGAATACCTGCGAACCCACCCTGATGTATCCGTCGTCGGTAGCAATGTGATGTATTTCGAGCACAACACAGGCAAGCTCATCATCGATTCCAATTTCCCCATTGGGACCAAATCCATCCGAAGAAGATTCTACCACGGCCAGACGGGGATCCAACATGCAACTGTGATGGTCCGAAAATCTGTCATGGTCCAGTATCCCTACCACGTTTCCGCCCATCCGGCAGAGGAATATGAAGTGTTTGCAAGAATGGTTCGGGATGGACATGTATTTGAAAATCTCCGACCTCCCCTTACCTTCAAACGACTGCTCAAAGGCCTTCCAAGGGAATACACTTTTCAGCGAATTCAGAAAAATTTCACGATTCGGGATCAGCTGTTCGGTACACATTCCAGCAGGTGGGAGATCATGCAGTACTTCTTTCATCTGCATGCCTACCGTAAATATTTATTTGAACGCAACTCCCTACTTCGGTATGTGTATTTGGTGGTAGCCGCTCTGTTTCAGCCTCGTAAGATGGTCAGACGCATCGTGGGCTGGGGGCGTTCTCCGAAATAA